gtttctattattttttataaggtGACGCTAGCCCTTGGGACCCACCAAGGGCGCCACGCATAATACACCTAAAACGCCTCTTCCTTACAACTTGCATTGTAGAGGCTTCAAACACTTGACCTTTCCCTTCAAAGGCAGGAGCCTACCCAGCAGAGCCACCACAGCCGGTggtgttttttctatttcttccctGAAACACTTTTTtaacagaaacacaaacaaacggcCCATAGAGATTTCTCTTGGCTCATTTAATTTCACAATGTCACTTGGCAACTTGTGCGCCATGTAACAGGAAGCTCATCATCTTCTgtcaattttaaatgatttgtaTCCCAATTGCTCTTTCTAGAAATCAGATTCACATTATTTAgagtttcgaatttttttttttggttatgtgtagaagttttttttttttagaaggtCATGTGTAGAAGTTATTGATGAAGAGTATCCGAAATCCTGAGTAACGTGAAATCAGCAGTTCAAGAAAGGAGGAAGCTgaaaaagataagagagagtagggttttggaagagaaatagtAATGTTGGGATTTTCATGGGACAGTGGACCTTTCTTTATTCATGAGTTGGACATTTGCAAATACTTGTgtattgttaaatttttttatgatcaagtATGCCGATTGCACATCGCAGTAGCTCTTCCTTTCCTAATAACATCCAGTTCTTCTCCCCAGTCATTTCTACAGTTGAAGTttcatcattcaatttcactgAAGAGATGAGTGCTGAAAGTCAGCAACAACTATAGTATTGAATTACATCTCATAAAACCCTCAATTGACAAGGGATTGTATCTTCGATTTATCATTTTTCCTGCTTTTGTCCAGCATCCGGACTTCTAAACAGCGAAGAGGTGGCTCAGGAATATGTCGTGACCGGTGTTGGCTTGCTGGCCGGATCCTCAATCCTGCTTCTGACATTGTTATGGGGAACTTGCATCCTCCTTGGCAGCAGAGAGTTCTCTGATGGAAGGGAGTCCAAcccttcaaattcaagcaaagTTTCATTGAAGAAGTTCATATCTACCTTCAAAGGTAGTATTTCCAGATTTTTGTTGAGCATTCACTTCATCATGTCAAGATTTGAAAGAAGAGTACATTGTTGGAATGTACTTGGATATAAGGTTCTCTACATAGttcaagaaaattcaaaaatcagaGACTAAAGTCTACTGAGAGGAAAATTTTTAAGACATGGGTCTCATTTGGTTCTGTTTCTAAGACTGCTGTGGCAAAGGTCCACGCCATCATGTTGCAGGCATTTCTCATGCATATGCACATGCTTTGACTTAATTCGTTTGCTTCCAAGTTATGTTTTTCTGTCCTAACCATCCTCTACAATCTTTGAAATTCTTAATAATCAAGAATGGTTGACCTTTATACGTTTTTCTGTGCTAATACATTAGTTGCCGAATAAATAGCTTGAAggcaaaagagaaggaaaattggTGATGTTATCTATAACTAAGAGAGAAATCTGATTAAACTTTCTTATTTGGGATCCCAGGCTCTGGTATCATCACTGATTTGGAGACTAGCTATACTGCCAGGATAATGGTATTCTCAGCAATACCATTCATCATGATACAAATCCCGGAAATTTTCTCGATATCTTCAGCTCAACGAATTGTGATCCTGTGTACTCTTGCTGTTTCAGTTATGTTGCTGCTCTTATACTTCTTCTATCAGGTAAATCATGCATGTCCATATGTCTATGTACATTGCTGAGCATAGCATTAAGCCTTTCAAAGCCAAATATTTCGAGGCATCCTTAACTTCAGTAATGATATTGAGCCTAGTTTTCAAAAGCTAGATTCCTAGAGATATGAGGCAAAGTGTAGCTTTATGTTCATGTGCCATAATCTTTGGGACCACTGAGAATGCAACAACTAATGTCTTTGAGTAGATTAAATGTCTAAGTGCGCATTTCCTTTGGCTAATTGTTGCAGATATTTCAGCCGTGGATTCAAAAGAGAAGACTCGAGTATGTGAAACATGTGCACCTAATACCTCGAATCATACAACATCTCCAACGTAAAGCGTCAGAAAGACTTCTCACAGAGGATGGAGCACCAAATCTCCGTGCTATAAGGAGGCTAGTCTTCATTCTACAACGTGTCTCATTGCCTGATATGAGCAAGATCGCGTTGTTCTTATTGGTAATAACAAAGTGTGCATAATGCAGGCTATTTGAAGATATCGATCACGATGGGGACGATGCTTTATCTCCATCAGAATTAAAAGAGCTGTTGCTAGAAATCAAGTTCAAAAATGTGCACGTGGACAAAGATGAAGCGGTAGATGAAGTTATAAAGGAATTTGACATTGACAGTGACCAAAGGATAGGCAAAGATGAATTCGTCGATGGATTCACAAAATGGCTCACAAAGGCAAAGGTTGCGATTGACAAGCAACCTGACATGAAAAAATCTTTTATGGACTCGTATCAGGTAATTCTGCATTTGAGGGATGAATTTGCTTGTTGATTAACCTTCTACGATGAATGTGCAGTCAAACTGTTCTGAAGTGTTTTCCAACTCTTTCAACCTGTCATtcagaggaaaaaggaagaacgcaaattgaaaaagcaaaaagtcgCAGAAATTCTCGGGCATGTACAGACCAAGTCCATCGAAACCCTATTCAGGGAAAATGGCACACCTGATCTACCTGCAATTAGAAGGTTAGGCTGTGTTAATTACTTTCTGATGTGCTACTATTAGTAACTTATTAAGGAAactaattaattagttattttcTTATGAATTATGACTACCTGCATTGTGGTTTCAGATTATACGAACAGTTTGATCGCAGTGGAGACAATACCATATCACAATCTGAGCTGAAGGAACTAATAACAGGCGTCAAATTTGGTGACACGCCTTTTGACATGGATGAAGTAGTTTTAAAGGTAATCGAGATTTTTGACAGAAGCGGAGACGGCCAGATAAATGAGGAGGAATTCATTGCCGGATTGGTAGGCATTAAGAACCAAGCGTCTAAGTCAAACACCAGTCTAGATGATTTCTACCAAGTAAGGATATCTAGAACTTGGTTTTTTTAACTCAGTGCTGGGTACTGCCATAATTCTTTTCAAACATATGATATTGCGGCTTGATTATGCAAGGAAACTTGGGAAGAAACTGACAAGGTGGTGgatgaggaaaaaggaaaaggccaTGAAGAGAAATCATGGCAGATTTGGGTCGAGTCTTTATTGTCGTTGTTGCTCGGTGTTTTCATATCAGCGGTCCTTGCAGACCCTCTCATTTCCAGTGTGCAGAGTTTTTCGAAAGCAGCAGGTGTACCGTCTTTCTTCATCTCATTCATATTGGTTCCTCTGGCCACAAATGCAAGAGGTGCAAGAGGAGCTATTAAGGCGATCAAAGGCGCCAGAAATAAGAAGGCGCGAACCACTTCTCTAACATTTTCCAAGGTCTGTTCAACTAATTCTGTAATTTCAAGGAAATTCTTTGTGCTGTTGGTGTATAAAGCTAGCACCTTCTCATTGTCCTCAAGTCTTGGTCGCTATTGACATGACCCTCTCAGCTATATTGTGAGATCGAACAGCACTACTTGATGTTTCTTTGCATCGTCGAAGCAGAATGTGTATTTAGATGAGTGAccatggattgttgtattaatTCAGACCAGTTTCTTAGAAAGGAAAAGTGAGTTGACATGCTTATTGGTTTGCAATGTGGTGATGCAGATCTATGGAGAGGTGTTCATGAGCAATGTGCTTAGCTTCAGCGTCCTCTTGTTGCTGATATACGCTCGAAACTTGACATGGGAATTCTCTGCTGAAGTTCTTGTGGTGCTAATAGTGTGTGGGGTGGTGGGTCTGACCGCAAGTTTCAGGTCAACCTTCCCAGTTTGGACATCAATCCTGGCTTACTTGTTGTACCCTCTGTCTCTTCTGTTGGTCTATGTCCTTGATGATGTCCTCAATTACTCCTAGGACTGTACACATAGGTTGCTGCTTAAAGATATTTTGTTGCTAATTTTGGTATAATTAGCTTATTCCAGATTGATCATTGAAGGTGTAATTATAAGTTTGGAGTCCAGACTGGTACCCAGATGGTGCCTTGAACACTTAAGACTGAGATAACcgtaaaatatcaaaataaagaGGATTTTCTCGAAGTTCCTTACTTGCTAGTTGCTATCTTGCTCTCTATCGTATAAGCACTCAGCCTTGTGATATTTGCGGGAATCGGAACTTCTTGTCCTGCTCGCTGAATCTTGACAGCGGCCGATGTCCTTGGTCGCCGGCGACTCCTTAGTCACTGCCATTTTTCGTGGGCTGGCAGGTGCCTTCATTCGAAAATGCATCAAATTTGGGCTCTTACCAAGTAATAGGCTTCACCTTTGTGGGGTTCGGGGAGTTTATTTATCCTGGGCTTTTTCCCTGGGCCTGCCCGATAGAAGCCCAATAGCTATATCGAAGATTTGCTGGCCCACCATCAGGGACGCAAGATAGTgaattatgagaaaaaaaataaaagaccaTTTGACGGTGATCATCAAATgctaggaaaattgtccaaaaagtcctgcATACAGGAGGCTAGTCTTCATTCTACGATGTCACTTCACCTGACATGAGCAAGATGGTGTCGTTCGAATTGGTAATAAGGGGTTTGCAAACCGCAGGCTATTTTGGAAGAAATCGATCAAGATGGGGACGATGCTACAATGCCATCCGAATTAAACGAAAGGAGAAGACGAAGAGGAATTTGGCATTGACCGTGACCAAAGGATAAGCAAAGACGAATTCGTCGCTGGATTCAAAAAATGGCTTGAGGAGGCAAAGATTGCAATGGACAAGCGACCTTACACGAAAAACTCTTTTAAGGACTTGTATCAGGTAATTTTGCAGTTGAGGGGATGAATTCTGCAAGTTAAATTATCATCTACGATGAATGTGCAATTAAACCGTTCAGTGCAATTAAACCGTTCAGAAGTGTTTTTCCAGTTCTTTCAACCTTTTATTCAGAAGAAGGAAGAACGCAAACTGAAAAAGCAAATAGTGCAAATAGTCACAGAAATCTTTGCGCATCTACAGACCAACAACGTCAAAGGCTCTTGGATTCAATCTATCAAAACCGCCAACACCAAAGCATAAATGGTAGCGTTATACAGAAACCTTCTCTGTTGCCAGCAGCCATTCATACTGATTTCATCAATAGTAAAAAAGAACCCTCACAGATTTCAAGTGAAAAAAcctgaaaaaaaagaagcaatacATCACTTTAAAAGAAAGATGATTCGATTTGTCACAGATTTCAAACAATTTCTCTGTGTTTTTTCATTCCTCTAAACCGTGTCATTGCATTAACCAAATTCtgaccaacaaaagaaaaagaattgaataGGATCCTCtcgttttaataaaaattaaaggaatTAGAATCAAAGAAAGCACAGTCTCCACAATTCATCCACTCACTTGCAGAAAAGGCAATACCCCAAAGCATGTTGAACATCATCGTATCAAATTGCCACAAAGTCgtcaaaacaaatcacaaacATTGCAGAATCGTCCAAGAGACGTATTATACAAAATGCCTGCGGAAATATGACTTTTCAGTGGCCCAATCTCACCTTCAAGACAGAGAGATGAGAATCTGAGGGTTCTGTGTATTTTCCTACCATAGTGATTTATACCTGCAGCGTGCACAAAATAAAAGCATGACAACTGATATAACATAGATAAATAAGCCAAAGCCGACCAAAAGGAAGTTCAAGGCCTACCAGATCACACAACCGGTCATAAACATTTGTACAGGCAATCCATTCCTCCAACTCCAAGTTCCTCGCGAAGCCAGGAGAAAATTCTCGAGAACATGGGCAGAGAAGCAAAGAGTGCACATATGCTTGATAAGCAAGTGCAAGTGTACAAATGAGACATGTAGGTCAATTACATGTACGAGGACTGTTACCTCGCCAACTTTAACACAAAAATTCAGTGACCATCCAAAACACGCTACTTTCCAACTCTTGACCCACTAATTTCGCAAGCAGCCCACTGGtttgaaatttccaaaaattccttCGTCAACAAGTTGCAGAGATATCCTGTGACATCAAGAAAGCAAGAGCTTTCAAAGTATATACTAAACAGGGAAAATgaaatcaacataaatttgtCCAAACTATTCATTTGTCCTTCTTGGGGAAGCAAATCCTACACTTCAGCATTTTGCTTAGAAATCAATGGTACAAATTGACGCAGAGTACTGCAGCAGCTAAATCCCCATTAGAGGCTACATCAAAAGGTCTTAATTAACATAAATGTTCTGTGTCTTTCAGAGGAATCATAAACCCACACCCCTTCTTATATAAATACCAATCTGTCCcgtcaaagaaaattttattaattcatcTGGCTTTTCTAGAAGGAAAATCAAGCCAGATTCAACCATATGGGTTATAGAGCTTGTCATTAACCGTGATGGAATgacaaaaaatctaaaacagGGGCAAACTGTAGGTTTTTCTAATCAAAGAATAGGCATACGTGAAAATTTCCACCTTGAACACCTCAAATCTTGAAATACATGTCAGACATACTTGCGATCTAAAAACACATAATTAGTTTATTGCACTTATAACCAATTTATATGAACATACACACCTACAAtataattttaacaattttaaaatctaGATATATGTTGGAGCCACGAGTTGGGGGCAAAACAAGTCCAAACCCACCTGTGCACACAAGAAAACTAAAGTAACCAAAGGGAGGGGTTAACTGTACATTTACgataataatataacataagCTATTGGAACTAGAAATACTTTTCAAATATGAGATACAATAGTCTTCTTCCAAcacaaatatttttatcttctaTATCTAGGGAGAAAAGACACGTGAGTCGGCAAAGAAAAAATGCGCAGATTATGCATTGCCTAATTTAAATCCATGAAAGAAGCCAAGGCATACCAGCATTTTCACGAATATGCCAAAATTCTCTGCGCTCTATTCAGAAGTCATAGCACATCTTTCTCACTTGGTGCGTTCTCTGTCCTTCAGAGGCTAAGCCTTCTCAATTGGTAACAGCAGGAAACCCATTCATTGTGGGTTTCAGTTCTTTGATCAAGTTGAGGTTTTTATTATTCCAACGAAGTCCTTTGCTTTTGCTGGGGGCAGAGAGTACGCCCATTCTTTTTTAGTCAAGTTAGGAGATCAACCTTTCTTTAAGTTAAACATCCCCAGAATGCACCCCTTTTGTGCCTATCTCCCTTGTTTACAGCTCTTATGGGTTTTTACTGCTTTAACATTATGCAATATCTGGGCCTCCCAGACCTGCTCTCTCACCCAAGGCTCATAGCATTCATATTTCAAGCACTAAGTATTCCCTGCCTGCTTGGATGTGTCAATCCGCCTATCTTTACCCTTTAAAGGAAAGACACTCTACTATTGCTCTTGGCAGCTGCGAAATCCATAATCCACTCGTAATTGTTTGCTTTGACAACAGACACAAGAACAGATACGTTGTCACAAGAACAGATACTCTATATGTACCATATTTTACCTTAAGCGCTATGAGATTAGCACTGAGTATCTCTTTGATTTCGTCACTTACTCGCCTCGATATCTGCATCTTTCAGGCTTCAAGTTAAGCAGACACTAAAATAGACCGCATATCAGGTTCTATTCTCCCGAACAACATTTCTTTATAAAAGATATTTGGCCCTTTCCATGTTTCCCCTACTATAGCAGCCAGATATAAGAGATGTGTGAGTGATCCCATCTGGCTGAAGCCcactttcaatcattttcctCAATAAATCCTCGGCTTCCTCAACATTGCCAAGCTTACAATGCCTGTCAATCAAAACTGTATAACATTTTAAATCAAGTGCTATTTGCTTTAACAACATTTCTTTATAAAGACATTTAGCCCTTTCCATGTTTCCCCAACTATAGCAACCAGATATAAGAGATGTGTAAGTTACCACATCTGGCTGAAGCCcactttcaatcattttcctCAATAAATCCTCGGCTTCCTCAATGTTGCCAAGCTTACAATGCCGGTCAATCAAAACCGTATAACATTTTACATCAAGTGCTATTTTCTTGTCTTTCATCTGCAGCAAAAGGCTTTTGATGACATTATTTACTTCCGAATCCACGGTTACTTTCTTTGCTTTGTTTCTACCACGCAGGGAATGTTTCCtccaaagctcaacttttgagtAACCATCAAGCAACACTGTATAAGTGATTACATCAGGCTCGACCCCTCTATtcttcatttcacggaaaagaTCATGCACTTTTGACAAGCAATTTGCATGAAAGTATCCATCCATCATTAATGTATAACTGACAACATCAGGGGTTGTTCCCTTCTCCACTGATCTAACAAACAGCCACTGTGCATTTCTCATATCGCCAGCTTTGCAAAGAGTAGCCATCAAAATTCCATACATCACTCGAGTCGGTTCCATGTTCAGATCCGACATGTTGTTGAGTAATTCACGAGCCGTGACATGATCACCTTCGACAAAAAGGTTAGCTAGCAATTTGATGCAGGAATTTATCTTTATGGACCTTTTTTCTGCTTCCGATAActccatgaaaaatttaaatGCCTTTCCTGAATGGTTGGCTTGGCAATACCCCTTGAACATGGCAACTTTATTTTCTATGCTCTTCTCTTGCAGGCTAGAGAAAAACACTTCAGCCTCCTCCACATTACCTGAAATACATAAGCCCTCAATTATCACGTTGTGTGTGACAACGTTTGGTTTCACACCGCAAGCGTCCATATGTCTTAGAAGCTCGTGCACCTCATATACAAGTCCTGCCCGAGAATATCCGTGGGCAAGTACATTGTAAGTGACGATATCGGGCTGAATCCCTTCCTCAATCATCTGCTTGAGCAGATTCAAGGCATGGTCAAAGTCCCGCTGGAGGCAGTAGCCATCGATTAAAGTTGTGTAGTGTCTGACATCAAGATCCAACCCCTTGTCCTTCATCTCTTCAAGTAAATTTACGGCCTCTTCCATTCTGCCTTGCTTGCACAGAGCACCAACAAGGATACTGTATGTAACCTTGTCCAGAAAAATACCCATACGTTTGAACTCATTAAACTGATGCGCTGCTTCATCAAGCATTCCCATATCACAAAAGCACTGGAGAACGATGCTAATGATGAAGCAGTtgggcttcttacctttggatAGCAAATCATCGCAGATTTCCAAGGCC
The window above is part of the Eucalyptus grandis isolate ANBG69807.140 chromosome 6, ASM1654582v1, whole genome shotgun sequence genome. Proteins encoded here:
- the LOC104448504 gene encoding pentatricopeptide repeat-containing protein At2g26790, mitochondrial → MLKLLDFVPDDYTGTILIKALCSTGDLDRAARVLFEDMVRAGVTPSSFTYTAYLKGLCAHRGSRLAYQALVGWRDAGISLSNHAYSAVLRGFCAEKKLEEAEQVLLDMEEHGIVPDDYCYAALIHGHRKSSNVRRALEICDDLLSKGKKPNCFIISIVLQCFCDMGMLDEAAHQFNEFKRMGIFLDKVTYSILVGALCKQGRMEEAVNLLEEMKDKGLDLDVRHYTTLIDGYCLQRDFDHALNLLKQMIEEGIQPDIVTYNVLAHGYSRAGLVYEVHELLRHMDACGVKPNVVTHNVIIEGLCISGNVEEAEVFFSSLQEKSIENKVAMFKGYCQANHSGKAFKFFMELSEAEKRSIKINSCIKLLANLFVEGDHVTARELLNNMSDLNMEPTRVMYGILMATLCKAGDMRNAQWLFVRSVEKGTTPDVVSYTLMMDGYFHANCLSKVHDLFREMKNRGVEPDVITYTVLLDGYSKVELWRKHSLRGRNKAKKVTVDSEVNNVIKSLLLQMKDKKIALDVKCYTVLIDRHCKLGNIEEAEDLLRKMIESGLQPDVVTYTSLISGCYSWGNMERAKCLYKEMLLKQIALDLKCYTVLIDRHCKLGNVEEAEDLLRKMIESGLQPDGITHTSLISGCYSRGNMERAKYLL
- the LOC104448503 gene encoding sodium/calcium exchanger NCL, whose translation is MCIRSIFTLVTILIVISTVNGRSVPGHSLRLISDGVDRGHDQHNEPPKLLLLKGTAGAWDDEVELCEQMYGFLPCSYSTAGHLFLILVYEYLLFHGESYVASASEQIFNMLGPGIFGASAFHVLGALPEALILLASGLLNSEEVAQEYVVTGVGLLAGSSILLLTLLWGTCILLGSREFSDGRESNPSNSSKVSLKKFISTFKGSGIITDLETSYTARIMVFSAIPFIMIQIPEIFSISSAQRIVILCTLAVSVMLLLLYFFYQIFQPWIQKRRLEYVKHVHLIPRIIQHLQRKASERLLTEDGAPNLRAIRRLFEDIDHDGDDALSPSELKELLLEIKFKNVHVDKDEAVDEVIKEFDIDSDQRIGKDEFVDGFTKWLTKAKVAIDKQPDMKKSFMDSYQRKKEERKLKKQKVAEILGHVQTKSIETLFRENGTPDLPAIRRLYEQFDRSGDNTISQSELKELITGVKFGDTPFDMDEVVLKVIEIFDRSGDGQINEEEFIAGLVGIKNQASKSNTSLDDFYQETWEETDKVVDEEKGKGHEEKSWQIWVESLLSLLLGVFISAVLADPLISSVQSFSKAAGVPSFFISFILVPLATNARGARGAIKAIKGARNKKARTTSLTFSKIYGEVFMSNVLSFSVLLLLIYARNLTWEFSAEVLVVLIVCGVVGLTASFRSTFPVWTSILAYLLYPLSLLLVYVLDDVLNYS